A portion of the Gigantopelta aegis isolate Gae_Host chromosome 10, Gae_host_genome, whole genome shotgun sequence genome contains these proteins:
- the LOC121382982 gene encoding fibroblast growth factor 8-like isoform X3, which yields MFGGLLTLLLILLLGFLGANGASSVHVSSSANPDFLKSIKKDSIIPTGGVSYDRIYQVYSRCSGKLVQIFRVLRRGRKGRRGRFRARVDAQGNETDNNTLLMFESHPSGGGHIYIKGVNSKKYLCFNRKGNLILRHYSDPMKCVFKEIPTKDNYTRLQFVLHPAWYVGFSRRGRRLKGFAIRHPRKQKCFHLLPKPWRPPARHRTYGKPFSPLDRLLDRNKLKHILGRVNR from the exons GTCCACGTTTCTTCCTCTGCCAATCCAGACTTTCTGAAAAGCATAAAGAAAGATAGCATTATTCCCACGGGTGGTGTATCCTATGACCGGATTTACCAAGTCTACTCGCGATGCAGTGGCAAACTTGTACAAATATTTCGAGTTCTCCGCAGAGGAAGGAAAGGGAGAAGGGGGCGATTTCGAGCGCGGGTCGATGCACAAGGAAATGAAACTGACAACAACA CATTGTTGATGTTTGAATCTCATCCTTCTGGTGGAGGTCATATCTACATTAAAGGTGTCAACAGCAAGAAGTATCTCTGTTTTAATAGGAAAGGAAATTTAATTCTCAGG CATTACAGCGACCCAATGAAATGTGTATTCAAGGAAATCCCTACAAAGGACAATTATACACGTCTGCAGTTTGTGTTGCACCCTGCATGGTACGTAGGATTTTCAAGGAGAGGACGGAGGTTAAAAGGATTTGCAATAAGACATCCTCgaaaacagaaatgttttcaCCTGTTGCCAAAGCCCTGGCGTCCCCCTGCCAGACACCGGACGTATGGGAAACCATTCTCCCCGTTGGACAGACTTCTCGACAGGAACAAATTGAAACATATATTAGGACGGGTCAATCGATGA